The Nitrososphaerota archaeon genome has a segment encoding these proteins:
- a CDS encoding proteasome subunit alpha (cleaves peptide bonds), which yields MATDNPYRAPFFYGPEGRLIQVDAALEAVRRGSTTVGIKTNDYVLLGSQVRPARPLMQAPEKVFTIDEHVGASGSGYVGDLLHLIDEARVQAQRYRLVYDTPIDIVSLAKQLANYFHSFTLYAVRPPGASVILAGADQLGVQLYQVEPGGSYFNGKAATIGQNSETALEIVAKSYSENLSLDDGIDLATKAIIEAAGEKVSIDFGIVKKGMGKFEKVQREVTAS from the coding sequence ATGGCAACAGACAATCCTTACAGGGCACCCTTCTTCTACGGACCAGAAGGCAGGCTGATACAGGTAGATGCGGCGCTGGAAGCTGTTAGAAGAGGATCGACAACAGTCGGCATAAAGACCAATGATTATGTCTTGCTTGGAAGTCAGGTAAGGCCTGCAAGACCATTGATGCAGGCTCCAGAGAAAGTCTTCACTATAGATGAACATGTGGGAGCTTCTGGATCAGGGTATGTAGGAGACCTTCTCCATCTAATCGATGAAGCGAGGGTTCAAGCACAGCGTTACAGACTGGTGTATGATACTCCGATAGACATAGTCTCTCTTGCCAAACAGCTTGCCAACTACTTCCACAGTTTCACTCTGTACGCTGTAAGACCGCCTGGAGCCTCCGTGATACTTGCAGGAGCAGACCAGTTAGGTGTGCAATTGTACCAAGTTGAGCCTGGAGGCTCGTACTTCAACGGTAAGGCTGCCACAATAGGCCAGAATTCAGAGACAGCCCTTGAAATCGTGGCCAAGAGCTATTCGGAGAATCTTTCTCTTGACGATGGAATAGATCTGGCAACGAAGGCCATTATAGAAGCTGCGGGAGAAAAAGTCAGTATAGACTTTGGCATCGTCAAAAAGGGCATGGGCAAGTTCGAAAAAGTTCAGCGTGAAGTCACTGCATCTTAA
- a CDS encoding DUF1743 domain-containing protein, whose protein sequence is MHVAHIGIDDTDSERGMCTTYLATLIVERLIIQGASFVDYPNLIRLNPNIPWKTRGNAAVALRLHTANPYQTFNIAKRLLIENSEAKKGLADPGLIMHVGTIPKDIAEFSRRALHDVVSKHEAENIIKRYNMQHYAEGSGRGLIGAVAAIGNTLPQDHTFEIIAYRDKSYSNVRKVDKDSIIRMDRDFSTYTFNNYDESTDRILICPHGPDPVLCGIRGENPAELAKALSVLKFEEPIDRYMIFRSNQGTGEHLAEPLQEFRAHVSGFVRGHVTDRAKTQQGGHVFFYIQNSVRKIKCACYEPAGELRKVALSLIKGDEIEVGGGVRKASKLNPAVLNIEYLKIIKLVQNKVLENPLCSNCNRRMKSEGRGKGFSCQSCTTFTKRKTAKIIPRNIKEGLYLPPLHSQRHLTRPLKRINIKNSSSRMIENWFRIFEEQIARIW, encoded by the coding sequence ATGCATGTTGCGCACATTGGGATAGACGATACAGATTCAGAGCGGGGGATGTGTACAACATATCTCGCAACATTGATTGTCGAAAGGCTCATAATTCAAGGTGCAAGTTTTGTTGATTATCCGAACCTGATAAGATTAAACCCAAACATACCTTGGAAGACCAGAGGGAACGCTGCGGTCGCACTGCGCCTTCACACGGCAAATCCGTATCAAACCTTCAATATAGCAAAGAGGCTTTTAATCGAAAATTCTGAAGCCAAAAAAGGTCTTGCCGATCCTGGTCTCATAATGCATGTTGGCACTATTCCAAAGGATATTGCTGAATTTTCAAGAAGGGCTTTGCATGATGTAGTTTCAAAGCATGAAGCTGAAAATATCATCAAAAGGTACAACATGCAACATTATGCAGAAGGTTCTGGGAGAGGCCTGATAGGCGCCGTCGCAGCCATAGGAAACACGCTCCCGCAAGATCATACTTTCGAGATAATCGCTTATAGAGACAAGAGTTATTCTAACGTGCGTAAAGTGGATAAAGACTCCATAATCAGAATGGATAGGGATTTTTCAACGTACACTTTCAACAATTACGATGAATCTACGGACAGAATTCTGATTTGCCCGCACGGCCCAGATCCCGTTCTCTGTGGAATAAGAGGGGAGAATCCTGCTGAACTTGCAAAGGCACTTTCAGTACTAAAGTTCGAAGAACCCATAGATCGTTACATGATATTCAGATCGAATCAGGGGACTGGGGAACATCTTGCTGAACCTCTGCAAGAATTCCGAGCTCATGTGTCTGGGTTTGTTAGAGGGCATGTTACTGACAGAGCCAAGACTCAGCAAGGAGGCCATGTATTCTTCTACATTCAAAATTCCGTTAGGAAGATAAAATGTGCATGCTACGAACCTGCTGGAGAACTGCGGAAAGTCGCGCTTTCTTTGATTAAAGGGGACGAAATTGAAGTTGGAGGGGGAGTAAGGAAGGCTTCAAAGCTAAATCCTGCGGTGCTGAATATAGAGTACTTGAAGATCATTAAACTTGTTCAGAATAAAGTACTGGAGAATCCTCTCTGCTCAAATTGTAACAGGAGGATGAAGTCTGAGGGAAGAGGAAAAGGGTTTTCGTGTCAGAGTTGCACAACTTTTACTAAAAGAAAGACTGCCAAAATCATTCCCAGAAATATCAAAGAGGGATTGTACTTGCCACCACTGCATTCGCAAAGGCACCTTACTAGACCGCTGAAAAGAATCAATATAAAAAATTCCTCCTCAAGAATGATAGAAAACTGGTTTAGAATTTTTGAAGAACAGATTGCAAGAATATGGTAG
- a CDS encoding DUF1684 domain-containing protein, with the protein MAEEQRTVEEWRKEKDKYFMYDFDSPIPHETRHEFKGLSYYPYDPKFRVRATMRKIESDEIIQMVTNKDTNQPYRKFGYLGFTLDGKQCELTAYKRAWVRETDSHLFIPFRDATSGDETYGAGRYIDMEESKEYVIDFNTAYNPFCSYNENYSCPLPPRENWLSVKIKAGEKNFK; encoded by the coding sequence ATGGCCGAAGAGCAAAGAACTGTAGAAGAGTGGAGGAAGGAGAAGGACAAGTACTTCATGTACGATTTTGACTCACCAATACCTCACGAGACAAGACACGAATTCAAGGGTCTATCGTACTATCCCTACGATCCAAAGTTCAGAGTAAGAGCGACGATGAGGAAGATAGAGAGTGACGAAATAATCCAGATGGTCACAAACAAAGACACAAATCAGCCGTATAGAAAGTTCGGCTACCTTGGATTTACTCTTGATGGAAAACAGTGCGAACTGACAGCCTATAAGAGAGCTTGGGTTCGCGAAACTGACTCTCACTTGTTCATTCCATTTAGAGATGCGACTTCAGGGGATGAAACTTATGGTGCTGGAAGGTACATAGACATGGAGGAGAGCAAAGAGTATGTAATCGATTTTAACACGGCCTATAATCCTTTTTGCAGCTACAACGAAAACTATTCGTGTCCATTACCACCAAGAGAAAACTGGCTCAGTGTTAAAATAAAAGCCGGTGAAAAGAATTTCAAGTAG
- a CDS encoding class I SAM-dependent methyltransferase — MFDSMYDGIPPWDIGRPQTEFVNAAKRNEIRKSVLDVGCGTGEHVLYFAGLGYETWGIDSSPNAIRKAKQKAEQRRINAHFRVWDALQLESLGKKFDSVIDSGLFHVFSDEERLEFSRNLSSVVKTGGSYHVLCFSTKEPKDWGGPRRITQKEIRETFKDGWIINYVREARFESNFHRDGGMAWFSYLTKI, encoded by the coding sequence ATGTTCGACAGCATGTATGATGGTATCCCTCCGTGGGATATAGGTAGGCCGCAGACGGAATTTGTGAACGCAGCCAAAAGAAATGAGATTAGAAAGAGCGTTCTTGATGTTGGCTGCGGAACAGGGGAGCATGTTCTATATTTTGCAGGTTTGGGATATGAAACGTGGGGAATCGATTCTTCTCCAAATGCTATTAGGAAGGCCAAACAGAAGGCTGAACAGAGACGGATAAATGCACACTTTCGGGTCTGGGACGCCCTGCAGCTGGAGAGCCTCGGAAAGAAATTCGATTCTGTAATAGATTCAGGTCTGTTTCACGTGTTTTCCGATGAAGAGCGGCTAGAATTCTCTCGAAACTTATCTTCAGTTGTAAAAACTGGAGGGAGCTATCATGTGCTTTGTTTCAGCACCAAAGAACCGAAAGACTGGGGAGGGCCGAGGCGCATAACTCAAAAAGAAATCAGGGAGACATTCAAAGATGGTTGGATAATTAACTACGTCAGGGAAGCAAGATTTGAATCTAACTTTCATAGAGACGGAGGAATGGCCTGGTTTTCATATCTGACAAAGATATGA
- a CDS encoding proteasome subunit beta: MTTIVAIKSNDGVVLASDKRASKGFFVGSKDVQKIYQLDDSLAAAIAGLLSDAEYLVNLAKAERRLVSISRGFPLDVRESAKLIANIAYRGLKAYQPFYAELLVAGIDSKGTHIYSADASGSLIEEEFASSGSGSPVAYGVLEGGYRNDLNMDAAEQLAERAVRAAMERDPGSGNGVDIFAIPIKGTASKVSKPVN; the protein is encoded by the coding sequence ATGACTACAATAGTGGCCATAAAAAGTAACGACGGAGTAGTTCTTGCTTCGGACAAAAGGGCCAGCAAGGGCTTCTTTGTGGGTTCAAAAGATGTACAGAAGATCTATCAGTTGGATGACTCGCTTGCAGCGGCAATAGCAGGATTGCTGTCTGATGCAGAGTATTTGGTCAACCTTGCAAAGGCAGAGCGAAGGTTGGTATCGATTAGCAGAGGATTTCCATTGGACGTAAGGGAAAGTGCCAAACTAATTGCCAATATAGCATACAGAGGGCTAAAGGCATACCAACCGTTCTACGCTGAACTTCTAGTTGCTGGCATCGACAGCAAAGGAACGCACATCTACTCTGCAGATGCAAGCGGCTCGTTGATTGAAGAAGAATTTGCGTCTTCGGGATCAGGTTCACCAGTAGCCTATGGAGTACTTGAAGGAGGATACAGAAACGATCTTAACATGGATGCCGCAGAGCAGCTTGCAGAAAGGGCTGTTAGAGCAGCTATGGAGCGCGACCCAGGTTCAGGAAATGGTGTCGATATATTCGCTATACCGATCAAAGGCACCGCCTCCAAGGTTTCAAAGCCGGTGAACTAA